The Gossypium hirsutum isolate 1008001.06 chromosome D03, Gossypium_hirsutum_v2.1, whole genome shotgun sequence genomic interval TATCCATGATGTAAtcgtaaattatcaaaataaaatttaaattatgatttaaaaatattttaataatattaatcctttttaataccaaaaataaaacactaaaaggAGAAAAAAACCTATAATCCCCAAAATTTTCTATAAGGAAGAATCAACCAAATTAGATTATATAGTTCTAGAAATATGGTACAGGGATACACCGCCAGTGCCTGTAAGTGTACCCAAACGCTGCCGTTTAGGTCCCTTAAAGGACCTAATACGCTGTCGTTTATGGCTCATATTGTCACCTCCGACTATTATAGTCTTTTTAAACTAACATTTTCAAATATACAATACAAAGTATAATTATTATAAACTTAAGaacaggaagaaaaaaaaaagaaaaaaaggaaagggaTAAAGAATGTCGTGGTTAGCTAGATCGATTGCTAACTCGCTCAAGCTTGACGACGACGACGATGACGATCGGACGAATGCGGCGGTGGATCCGAAACCCGAATCCGATCCGAATCCTAACCAAGCCTCTCCTCATTCCCATTCATCATCGGATCCCAACACTCCACGTGGCGTCAAAGAAGACCTATCCGAGCTTACCAAAACCCTATCTCGTCAATTCTGGGGTGTTGCTTCCTTCCTCGCTCCGCCTCCTCCGGAATCATCGGAGCAACAGCCCGATCACGCGGCTGAGAAGGAGGAAAACTCTCTCCGGCCGCCGCCGTCTTCTGATGATACGGATGAGTTGTCGGATGAGGCATTGATAGCGGGAATCCGTAGCGATTTATCTGAGATCGGTGGGAGATTCAAGACTGGAATCTCGAAGCTGTCTAATAATATTAATGTCTCGGAGTTCTCTAAGATCGCTTCGAATTTCCTTCAGTTTGGATCCGAAGGTGAGGGTGTTGAAACATACGAGAGTGGAATCGCTGTCGGTGTGACCGAAGAAGTGGTCGCGTTCGCTAGGGATCTCGCGATGCATCCAGAGACTTGGCTTGATTTTCCGGTGCCCGATGATGATGGTTTTGATGGTAATTTACTTGATTTCTTATTTTGTACACTAATGTgcttaaattaaatcaaattaaataatgtGCTTAAATTAAATTAGCTCACTTCTTGTTCATTCATTGGTACCTTCgactgtttttctttttaatgtgCAATTCCTTTTTGCAAATCTCTGATTCCTTAATTTAGTAATGCATAGTTGATAATTGATTATCGAATGCTATATATCTTTTGAAATCAGTGGACTGGATATAGAATCAAATTACGTTTTGATACTTTATGGTTGCTACGACGGATCTTTCAATTGCCTTTTGCATTGTGGTTTCTCGATCGGCCGATTTTTGATATCTCTATGAGATTTCACTAACAAACCCTGTACTATCAAAACTGCTCACGTGTCTTATTTTATGCCTTTATGTGTATAATTGTGTATTTATAGGTTATATATAATTATGATGATGAGAATTGCTTTGTCATTCAATGCAATAAATTTATAGGTGAGTGAAATCTTAGGAGCATGAGCTGGTACTTGTTTCTgttatattttgataataatttGCTCTGCTGCTTGGTGATGCTCATGAGTTTTTTGTCATATATTTCGGTGTATTGTTTGAACTTTGAAGCACGTTTAAGGGGATATTTCAGTACCACTACTTTGTGCATATGTTAGATTGGTTTTCCGTAAGGGCTGCTGTACCCTTAGTTCAGAGATGTGGTATGAATCTGGCTAATTTCTCTCATCCTTATATTGTTTTGAAATTTCAGATTTTGACATGTCTGATGAGCAACAAGAACATGCTTTAGCTGTTGAACGTCTTGCACCAAGATTGGCTGCTCTTAGGATTGAACTTTGCCCAGGATATATGAGTGAGGGTTGCTTTTGGAAGATCTATTTTGTACTTCTTCTTCCTCGACTAAATAAACAAGATGCAGAACTTCTGTCTACTTCCCAAGTAAGTTCGTGGGTCCTTTTTCTTCATTGATTTGTCCCACATTTTTGTGGTCCAAGGTGTTGTGTATTATGTTCTTGAGGATTCACTTAAGGAATTTCATCTACAGCAGAtatgaaatgagaataaaactaatattaacaaattaattaaatactgaaAATTCTTAAATGCACTTGGTAATAGAAGCTCATCAAgttttatgaatttcattttcatccTTGAGTGCCATTTTCATCAATTCTCTCTTTTGAAAAAGGAGTGCTAGTGTATAAGTTGGTCTTATCATTCTATTAGGTGCGCATTTCCTTGCAATGGCTATCTTTGTCTAGGAGCTAGTTTACCATTGAGATTGAAATGTGTTGTGAAAAAGTGCTTttacaaagtgtttttgaaaagtttgatagTGTTTaccattgctgtcaaaaagtgttGTTGAGAagataaaatatcaattttagaCATGATGTTGTGAAATATATTAAAGATAAAAAGGTAATTTCATTGAAAAACACTTTTCTAAAAGCAAGAAGGctaaaaattttggctttttggcttGGGCTAAAATCTGAATTATAAAGGTTTGTAAGCTGCTTGTTTATTAACTTTTTTCGTTTAAAATCAAGGTTCGGGTTGAAAAGTGCTTTTCAACCTCAATGGTAAACAAAGCCTAATCATGGTTTCTTTTCAGATATCTTGTTTGACCTTCTACCAACATTCTCATTTCTTACTCATGTCATTTCCTTGAAATATAACCCAAAAGTTTCTAACTTTtgcagttaaaattttaatatggaaTGAAGGGAATGATTGCTTGTGCTTTTCTTTGTGATTCACCTTCCTTCGCCCCTCTGTTCCACTTTCCCTTTCTGGATTTCTAACTGTTGATTGTCATGCATGCAGATAGTTGAAGCAAGAGCAATGTTAATGCAAGGGATACAGAACCGATCTAAGGCTAAGATGGAAGATCATTCTGAAAGTGGCACTTCAAATATAAAGGCTGATTTACCACATGAAGAGTTTCTTTCTGTGCCTTCTCCCGCTCAATCTAAGCCAACACCATTTAATGAATCTGGAAATGAAGCAGCCGATACTGCTGTAGCTGTTGAAGTTGCAACAGAAAAGCACCCAGTTCAGACTACTGAGATGCAGGTTGTTGACAAGTCTGTCATTGAGGAAGAGCCAAAGAAAGAagtcaaacatcaacattcaACATCTGCTTCCTCTGGAGTTTCTAtcgagaaatttgaagatgatgCTGATGACTGGTTAAAAGAGGAAACTTCGGAGGCAGTTGGCACAAGTGCTACCACCATCCCTCTTGGAAATGATGAGGATGTTTCATTCAGTGATCTTGAGGATGATGATGACGACATGCCAATAAACTACAAGAAAGTCACATCTGGTTCTGATTCTTCAGCAAAAGACTCGAGAGAGTGGGTTCAACTCAGCAGGAGCTCTATGGACTCAGTAAAAGACGTTAACTGTGTTGGCAACGAACATTCTGGGTCTGAGCAGGTAAGTACTCGTAACCCTGAAACCAAGGAATCAAATGATTGGCTTGATATCGAAGAAATCATGTGAACGAATAACCTTTGCTATATCTGTATTCTAGATTCGTCTTCTCTATAATCTTGTTAATATTTTGTGTATGATTTCTTCAGTTTGAGCTAATGCTCTGGAAACTATATTCTGTACATAAAGCACTGTTGGAATTGGATAATTACGCGCTGCTGCAATAATATTCATGTAATTTATGTCCAGTAAATTCAGAATCTATCATATAAAAAGTATAGATATCATTAATGTTTGATCAGGAAAGGGATTTAAGTTGGTGTGAATTCTTTAGTcatatttgttcaatttagtatcGGGTCTGAGTCATTTCGAGTTCAGGTTGTTTTGTGTTTAGAGTTTTTTTTGGCTTGAAGCTTGGGTTTTTGGATCTGGGTCATTATAGGTTTCCATTATTTAGGTTCCCGTCACTTTGGGTTTTGTTCATTTCGAGTTCCAGTTCAAATTGTTTCTAGTTGAGATCAGTTTCAGATGAGTCAGCTCGAGTTTGGATTAAACAAGTTCGGTTTGTGGATTTTTGTTGATATTTTTCTATATATAATGATAGAATAGTTTATGACTGGGAAAAGAAACCctaatatttcataaataatGAATTATGTACATGATTAGGAACTGTTTATGATTTAATGAACCCAAAATTCTCTGAAAATCGCTCAAGCTGAGACCATAACAAATTCCCCAATGAAAACTTAGCCCTTTCTTCCACTTCACCACTACTGTTTCTACTAATACTTGATGAAGATGCTCTAGAGGTCCCATTAGGTGATCTATATACCCTCAAAACAGACCCCCCAATCTCTTGTCTTACCAATTCCACTGTTCTTAGATCTGCTTCATGCCCCGAAGCATCCGTAACGTGGAAAGTTCCGGTCGCTCTCTCCCCTTGTGTCCCGATTTCAACTCGGGTTATTGATAACCCATTTTCACGAAACACCCTCGTCACGTCTGAAAGCAATCCCATCTTGTTTTGTGTGCATATATCAAGCCTCAACCCCTGGATCAAATGAAAAAGATCACTAAAACATACAATTTCAACTACCAAAACCAGACAAGTCTTTTTGTTTAGTTTCAAAACACTAACATGGGATTCTCTTCTTTCTATTGCTGCAATCAAACATTGTGCAAGTTTTTCTCTTTCACTTTGTGTATTCGAACTGCATCCATCTTGTCTCCTTATGAAATATTCCTGAATGCATATATCAAAGTTAATAATCAAAACAATGGAAACATCTTTTTAGTTCTTTTGTAAGAGCATATGTACCTGGTCTGCCATGGTACCCTTTGAGCTAATGGCAGCATGGAACACTACGTATTGCATGTCGGTTAAGGCACAAACCGTGTCGAACAAGAGCTTGGTTCTGTCTCTACATCTTATGTTGACCACCAGGTACCCTTTTTCTCTACAAGCTTCTATAGTCACATGCGTATTCGTACACCCATTCCACTGTCTGCAACTTCCATCGCTGCCCTGACATTGCTTGTAGTCTCTATCGGCATACATCAGTTGGTGGAGCCGTCGTTCTGTATGTGTCCTACCAACCGCAGGGGCCGTTAACCTTACGCTCCAACGCTCACCACTCTCATGATGAGCCTCAACTACACTCTCTAGCTTCTCATGTACTTGTGCCAGCTTTTTCGATGCCATGATTGGTCCCCGCATTAGACCATCTTCGATATGGATTATGCATGCCACTCGAGCATTATGTGTCCATGCAACGGCTGCAGTAACATGACATCTCAATTCATATAATGCCGCTGATATCTCCGACATGAGACCAGGTCGATCCCTGCCGGTCGTTTCCAACGCTGTATGTTCCGTCGAGACATGGCAAGGCTTCACATCTCTTGTCAGACATGTTTGTAATTCCTTTGGAATCTCTCCTCTCCTCCTGGGATCAGTAAGTGCCTATCAATTATCATTCTCATATTAGAAAccaatttaaaaactaatttttcattctacagtaaaataaatactaaacattagtaaatttaactctcaacatttatatttttttatcaatttgacctttatttctttttgagttaaatttaactattaacttaaaaaaaatcaaattactttTTGTTAACGGAAAGGCCgagtaaaacattaaaatttttaattttgttaggtTGCCCACATAGCAGCCCACATGCATTTTATACTGACatgacattatttattttatgtcacattaataaataattcaaaaattataaaaataaagttaaaataaattgaaattcaaaaaatatatagaaagtaaaaagaaaacataaagtACATGTGGCTTATTAGACAATTTATtacgtttaaaaatttaatcttttaatcaatattttaattaaaaaaattattttgtatttttaagttaatgatgggatttttaaaatattagaaatcaattttattttaaaaaaaagtaaaaattaaattaatagatatataaacattaagcctaaaaaatatgaaatacctGTTGAATGTAAAGAATAAGGGTCTCATCAGTAACTTTGTTCCCTAGGTGGTCTGTCACATGGAACACTGCAAGCCATGTAACATAGGAATTTTGTTTTGGTTAATATGTAACATACGAATTAGGGTAAAATGAAAATCATATTCTATGGTTGATGTATGGACTGACCATCCATGAGCCATCCACCGTCGGATGAAACGTATGATTTGGAGATAACGAGGTCAAGATCAGTCAAAACCTGGACCATCTCTAGCAGAATCCCGTGCCTGTTTGCACTATCCACCTATTTCgacaaaaatattgttttaaatatataaaagaaaatataaaaataattatataatcatattttaaatttgaataattaataaTGCTGACTTTATTTGTAAGGGATGATGATTCCAActactaatattttattaatttccatATAAACAACTGGGAAGTTGAGTTAATGAAATTCTAttaatgatttagtgcctaaCTATTTACCAACATTAATTAAATCCATCAAAAACTTTagaattttgaatgatttaaactCTGATTTGAAAGGGTCTCAATCCAAACTGATGGTTTAGGGGTTGTCAATGTTATTCAAGATGGATTTTCAGGAAATTTTAATTCTACACtaattaaaaaatactttaaattCTAGAAATGATAAAGCAATGGAAGATTCAACGTCTACTTCAAAAAGAGAACTCAATTGCAGATAATCTTACCAAGTCAGTTCATACTAGAAGACTAGGTTTAAGCTTCCTTTGAGGGCCTAGTTTATTTGTtttgtaattttatcttttcacaaaagaaaaattgaatattaatttatataaatatgtcgagttaattaattttaaccaTTAAAGACTTATCATCAAGACTTCAACAATATTATACCATGTATACATATTAGGTTAAATCatggtttttaaatattttaattaaaatactaaaatatatttttattaaaatgggtAAAATATAAAGTCAACGTTTTAAATTATAGAAGGACTAAGTAATGACTAAATTATGTCactaaatctcaaaattaagAATAATATAAAGGCCGAAAccataatttaacatttaatatgcattaaaattaattattttttctataaaacATTACTTTGAAGTTGAATTTAAACCCTTTTTAGCCTTACCTTTACAAGCGTGCAGTCATGGAAGGCGTCGTTGTCGATGCAAACCCTGACAAACATTAAACCACCGATTGATAATCCATTGGTTTCATTTATTTATCAATCCCAGGGGccaacaatttttaaaattgttttatggTTTAGGAAgagcaaaatgtaattttattatttttatagtatatatttttataatttttaagagattaaattaaatttattttaaaaattagagtAACCTGTACTAcgtgggtttttttttttctaatttattcatttgtaggattttattttataaatttttctaCGTGTAGACATTTTTTACAATTAGACAAATTTATACACATTTAAGAATGTATAACTTTtatacaaatgaaaaaaaaagccAATTTGTATAGATTACACCTTTTTTAGAAAAGATGAAATTAATGTAAAAAAAGTTGACATTAGAAATGAaaattcatatttggaaaaagaaaatataaaattacaataaaacGACTAAATCCGCTAGAAATACGAAGTGCAAGGACTTGATTTAGAATTTAGAAAAATGTAAGgatttattcaaaatttcatttccacCAAACCCAAACTAACAATTTCTCTTTCCCATAATTTCATCTCAATTATGAAAGAAATGGAAGTAAAATAAATACCTGGGAGGATGGATTCTATCAAGAAGGGATTGAAATTCAGGGTCAATATAAGGTTGGTAAACAATCTCCATCTTCCTTCTCTATGGAACACACCTTTCCAAGCTTTTCTGCAATTTTTGCTGCTAAACATCAAACTCATGAAATTCACTATATATATAGTTGGAGCTGTTTATAGAATCTTTAAATCATGAAAATACGAAAGCGGCGGCTGAAGAATTCATAAGCAAGGTgttgtgtgtgtatgtgtgttaGCTTGGTTTTAAAGATTAAATGGGGAAATATCTGCAATTTTTATCATGTTTCTTCGTTGAAAAGGAAACAATAAATGGTTCATGGTGTTCATATACATGAATAAATGCAGGAAAACAAGGAAAGGAAATTTTCTACAAGTGGGAAAGagtaatttaaaagaaaaacagaagACAAAACTGGGTTCTCAAGTTTGAACTGCAGAAATACAATAATATCCCAAAATCTTCTCAAACAAAACATATGTCCCCCTCTGATTTTTACTATGTATATATACAACAGGTTTTAACCcaaataaagaagaagagaagattggttcataataataataataaataatattttccatgcagaaacttacttaaaatggAAAGTCAATACCAAAAACATAAGAAGAAAACCTTGTCTGAACTTTGAAAACAGTgaatttcttttcacttttttcttttctgttgttGAAACTGTGTgaaatcaatttatatataaaattgttgcttccattcatatatatatatatcttgtgTTACTGGTTTACATAAGACTAGGGCTCTCGATAATGCTTAGACACGTACGAGGTTGTAATACACGTGTCACTACAGCAATGCGGCGTTCTTCATCTCCACCGTTCATTCACCACGTTTTACTTAAGAAATAAATACAAGAATTCGTTGGGTGGGAGTTAGAAGGTGATTTAGGTTTTagcctttaaaagaaaaaaaaatacaacatgAATAAAACAAGCTTTGAACTGCCAAAAATGCAGGAAAGTATTTACCCAGTCAACTAAGTTTGGGTGCTGTTTTGTTGTAAAAAAATTTGTGGGTTTAATCCTGCACTCGGTGTTTGTACTTATTcggatttttgaaatttagtccatcaacttttattttaaggaatttagCATTCTTGTTAAAATTGGGATTAGACTGACTGATTGAACTAATTGAATCAagaattagtgattaaattgttCGACCATTGAGGTAAAATTATTGCAAACTATTAAAGAATTGAAACCGAAATAAAAAACGGATGGTTTAatctattatgaatttttaattttttatggaattttaattttaattttaattttagttattgCTGAATTAGGAACAGGTGGTCTGACAAGTTTAATCAACGATTTGGTTTTTACAATATTGGAATTTAGTATCTCTgttgatttaatttaaaaactaaagTCCAATTGATAATATTGTTAATGTATTTtcgttaaatttaaatatgttgcATTTCAATATTCAAAGGTATGATACAAGAAAGTTTAATTGATaacacatattcaaatttaactgaAGTAAATTAATAGtgctattaattatattttaatttttaaattaaaagccGGGGAACTAAATTACAACATTTTTAAAGAGTACATGGAGTAGAGGCATAATTAGACCAAAAttcttgtatttatttttttgatacaTCTAAAcgtttcgtttttattttttattttttatttttatgtttaattcttttttctattttaggtTGATTGATGAGTAAGCAAATGATAAGACATTGTGTTTGTGAGATTGAGCTGTTTTCAAGTTATTTGCTGGCTTTAGTTAAGATTATTCTTCACAATTTTTTGCTACAATTGGTCGAGATATAGAGTTGGAAGTGAATCACTTGCATTTGGAGAAAATTTTGACTTTCTTATGGATAACTTTGATGGATTGCCACATATTTCCATCTCATTGGAATTCAACTTttgagaattttatttatttattggttcAACTATATACGATATTCATcgtaattaagtttaattttaagacctttatcttttctttttctttttttaagaaaaagggagatattaatagtcatttttagaattttttatttattggcTCTAATTGCTACAATAAAGAGAACCTAGGTTCTAAAGACTAATTAGTGTATAAACATGCCCTATTGAAAGTCATTTC includes:
- the LOC107932574 gene encoding uncharacterized protein; the protein is MSWLARSIANSLKLDDDDDDDRTNAAVDPKPESDPNPNQASPHSHSSSDPNTPRGVKEDLSELTKTLSRQFWGVASFLAPPPPESSEQQPDHAAEKEENSLRPPPSSDDTDELSDEALIAGIRSDLSEIGGRFKTGISKLSNNINVSEFSKIASNFLQFGSEGEGVETYESGIAVGVTEEVVAFARDLAMHPETWLDFPVPDDDGFDDFDMSDEQQEHALAVERLAPRLAALRIELCPGYMSEGCFWKIYFVLLLPRLNKQDAELLSTSQIVEARAMLMQGIQNRSKAKMEDHSESGTSNIKADLPHEEFLSVPSPAQSKPTPFNESGNEAADTAVAVEVATEKHPVQTTEMQVVDKSVIEEEPKKEVKHQHSTSASSGVSIEKFEDDADDWLKEETSEAVGTSATTIPLGNDEDVSFSDLEDDDDDMPINYKKVTSGSDSSAKDSREWVQLSRSSMDSVKDVNCVGNEHSGSEQVSTRNPETKESNDWLDIEEIM
- the LOC107932575 gene encoding ACT domain-containing protein ACR1 isoform X1; amino-acid sequence: MEIVYQPYIDPEFQSLLDRIHPPRVCIDNDAFHDCTLVKVDSANRHGILLEMVQVLTDLDLVISKSYVSSDGGWLMDVFHVTDHLGNKVTDETLILYIQQALTDPRRRGEIPKELQTCLTRDVKPCHVSTEHTALETTGRDRPGLMSEISAALYELRCHVTAAVAWTHNARVACIIHIEDGLMRGPIMASKKLAQVHEKLESVVEAHHESGERWSVRLTAPAVGRTHTERRLHQLMYADRDYKQCQGSDGSCRQWNGCTNTHVTIEACREKGYLVVNIRCRDRTKLLFDTVCALTDMQYVVFHAAISSKGTMADQEYFIRRQDGCSSNTQSEREKLAQCLIAAIERRESHGLRLDICTQNKMGLLSDVTRVFRENGLSITRVEIGTQGERATGTFHVTDASGHEADLRTVELVRQEIGGSVLRVYRSPNGTSRASSSSISRNSSGEVEERAKFSLGNLLWSQLERFSENFGFIKS
- the LOC107932575 gene encoding ACT domain-containing protein ACR1 isoform X2; amino-acid sequence: MVQVLTDLDLVISKSYVSSDGGWLMDVFHVTDHLGNKVTDETLILYIQQALTDPRRRGEIPKELQTCLTRDVKPCHVSTEHTALETTGRDRPGLMSEISAALYELRCHVTAAVAWTHNARVACIIHIEDGLMRGPIMASKKLAQVHEKLESVVEAHHESGERWSVRLTAPAVGRTHTERRLHQLMYADRDYKQCQGSDGSCRQWNGCTNTHVTIEACREKGYLVVNIRCRDRTKLLFDTVCALTDMQYVVFHAAISSKGTMADQEYFIRRQDGCSSNTQSEREKLAQCLIAAIERRESHGLRLDICTQNKMGLLSDVTRVFRENGLSITRVEIGTQGERATGTFHVTDASGHEADLRTVELVRQEIGGSVLRVYRSPNGTSRASSSSISRNSSGEVEERAKFSLGNLLWSQLERFSENFGFIKS
- the LOC107932575 gene encoding ACT domain-containing protein ACR1 isoform X3 encodes the protein MRPLFFTFNRRRGEIPKELQTCLTRDVKPCHVSTEHTALETTGRDRPGLMSEISAALYELRCHVTAAVAWTHNARVACIIHIEDGLMRGPIMASKKLAQVHEKLESVVEAHHESGERWSVRLTAPAVGRTHTERRLHQLMYADRDYKQCQGSDGSCRQWNGCTNTHVTIEACREKGYLVVNIRCRDRTKLLFDTVCALTDMQYVVFHAAISSKGTMADQEYFIRRQDGCSSNTQSEREKLAQCLIAAIERRESHGLRLDICTQNKMGLLSDVTRVFRENGLSITRVEIGTQGERATGTFHVTDASGHEADLRTVELVRQEIGGSVLRVYRSPNGTSRASSSSISRNSSGEVEERAKFSLGNLLWSQLERFSENFGFIKS